One Methylohalobius crimeensis 10Ki DNA segment encodes these proteins:
- a CDS encoding YqaA family protein — protein sequence MEAYLSLFFISFLAATLLPAYSEVVFAGLLAAGYDPLPLWAWATAGNTLGAAVNWVLGRYLLHFQDRRWFPFRAANLGRAQRWFQRYGVWSLLMAWAPVGGDALTFIAGFMRVRFDVFFLLTGIGKGVRYAILLGLMNWIDGLLPLVG from the coding sequence ATGGAAGCTTATCTGAGTCTGTTTTTCATCTCTTTCCTGGCCGCCACCCTGCTGCCCGCCTATTCGGAAGTCGTTTTCGCCGGACTTCTGGCGGCCGGCTACGACCCGCTCCCCCTGTGGGCCTGGGCGACCGCGGGCAATACTCTGGGAGCGGCGGTCAACTGGGTGCTGGGACGTTATCTTTTGCATTTCCAGGATCGACGCTGGTTTCCCTTTCGCGCCGCCAACCTGGGACGCGCGCAACGTTGGTTCCAACGCTACGGCGTATGGTCGCTGCTGATGGCGTGGGCCCCGGTGGGCGGCGACGCCCTGACCTTCATCGCCGGCTTCATGCGGGTGCGCTTCGACGTTTTCTTTCTCCTCACCGGGATAGGCAAAGGAGTGCGCTACGCCATCCTGCTGGGGCTGATGAATTGGATAGACGGTTTATTGCCCTTGGTCGGGTGA
- a CDS encoding nitrate reductase, producing MKPIRTTCPYCGVGCGVQVTLEKGGVSVRGDEYHPANQGRLCSKGTALAETVDLPERLRHPRIRGQRVGWEEAIGAVAGKFRQVIDRCGPEAVAFYVSGQLLTEDYYVANKLMKGFIGSANIDTNSRLCMSSPVMAHKRAFGEDCVPASYEDLSRADLVVLAGTNLAWCHPVLFRRLAEAKRENPKLYVVAIDPRRTYTADRASLHLPLKPGSDAVLFNGLLHYLHGSGCMDEIFVREHTEGLEAALAEAEASAPDIPTVARACDLPPDLVRTFYARFAASRRVVSCYSQGLNQSSSGTDKLNALLNCHLLTGRIGRKGCGPLSLTGQPNAMGGREVGGLATQLAAHMAIEDPIARERVGRFWDAPRVASEPGLKAVELFDSIASGKIKAVWIMATNPVVSLPDADQVKRALADCEFVVVSDCVGDTDTAALADVLLPAATWGEKDGTVTNSSRIVSRQRSFRTPPGEARPDWWIVSRVAKAMGYGAQFDYASPAAIFREHAALSGFENAGERQFDIGVLADLTDAEYDELEPLPWPVTVAAPRGTPRLFGDGRFPTPNGRARFVAVTPRVPARLPDNDLPFVLNTGRVRDQWHTMARTGAVPRLAGHAPEPFVEIHPDDARNLSLTEQGLAWVRGKDGKEVLMRVKLSERQRPGSLFVPMHWNGQFTGQGRVNTLVAANTDPISGQPEFKHAPAAIRPCPCAWYGFVLSRKAIHPRLRYARYWARVRAGEALWRYEAAGDAAPPEWAGRARELLGTEGDIWIEYHDTLRNQYRAAVLNGEKLEAAIFIGPDPDLPPRESLNDLFEKPVLTRDDRMRLVSGHSASGCGGERTVCACFRISEQAIRQAIEQGLTSVEDIGRQLGAGSNCGSCLPELEAWLRQSPDQGQ from the coding sequence ATGAAACCGATCCGGACCACCTGCCCCTATTGCGGCGTCGGCTGCGGCGTGCAAGTCACGCTTGAAAAAGGCGGCGTCAGCGTCCGTGGCGATGAGTATCATCCCGCCAATCAAGGACGGCTTTGCTCCAAGGGGACCGCACTTGCCGAAACCGTCGATTTGCCCGAACGGCTGCGCCATCCCCGCATCCGTGGCCAACGTGTCGGATGGGAGGAAGCGATCGGCGCCGTGGCCGGCAAGTTTCGCCAGGTGATCGACCGCTGTGGCCCCGAGGCGGTGGCCTTTTATGTGTCGGGGCAGCTTCTGACCGAGGATTACTACGTCGCCAACAAGTTGATGAAAGGATTCATCGGTTCGGCCAACATCGACACCAACTCGCGGCTCTGCATGTCGTCGCCGGTGATGGCGCACAAGCGCGCGTTCGGCGAGGATTGCGTCCCGGCGTCTTACGAGGATTTGAGCCGGGCGGACCTGGTGGTGCTGGCGGGTACCAATCTGGCCTGGTGCCACCCGGTGTTGTTTCGGCGTCTCGCCGAGGCGAAGCGGGAAAACCCGAAGCTTTACGTGGTGGCGATCGATCCCCGGCGCACTTACACCGCCGATCGCGCTTCCTTGCATCTGCCCCTGAAGCCGGGCAGCGATGCGGTCTTGTTCAATGGTCTGCTGCACTATTTGCACGGAAGCGGCTGCATGGACGAGATCTTCGTCCGCGAACATACGGAAGGGCTGGAAGCGGCTCTTGCCGAGGCCGAAGCCAGTGCGCCGGACATCCCAACCGTGGCCCGGGCGTGCGATTTGCCCCCGGATCTGGTCCGCACCTTCTACGCCCGGTTCGCCGCAAGCCGCCGGGTGGTGAGTTGCTATTCCCAGGGGCTCAACCAGTCTTCCAGCGGCACCGACAAGCTCAACGCCTTGCTCAACTGCCATCTGCTCACCGGCCGTATCGGCCGGAAGGGCTGCGGACCGCTGTCTCTCACCGGGCAACCCAACGCCATGGGCGGACGTGAAGTGGGCGGACTGGCAACCCAATTGGCCGCGCACATGGCAATCGAGGATCCGATCGCCCGGGAACGGGTGGGGCGCTTCTGGGACGCTCCCCGGGTGGCGTCCGAACCCGGTCTCAAGGCGGTGGAATTGTTCGATTCGATCGCCTCGGGCAAGATCAAGGCGGTCTGGATCATGGCCACCAATCCGGTGGTGAGCCTGCCCGACGCGGACCAGGTCAAGAGGGCTTTGGCCGATTGCGAATTCGTGGTGGTGTCCGATTGCGTCGGCGATACCGATACCGCGGCGCTCGCCGATGTGCTCCTTCCCGCCGCCACCTGGGGAGAGAAGGACGGCACCGTGACCAACTCCAGCCGAATCGTTTCCAGGCAGCGCTCCTTTCGGACGCCGCCCGGAGAGGCCCGTCCCGACTGGTGGATCGTTTCCCGGGTGGCCAAGGCGATGGGGTACGGAGCGCAATTCGACTACGCCTCGCCGGCGGCGATTTTCCGCGAGCACGCCGCCCTGTCGGGATTCGAAAACGCTGGCGAAAGGCAGTTCGATATCGGTGTTCTGGCCGATTTGACCGACGCCGAATACGATGAGTTGGAACCGCTGCCGTGGCCGGTGACCGTCGCCGCTCCTCGAGGCACCCCGCGTCTGTTCGGGGATGGCCGTTTCCCGACTCCCAACGGCCGCGCCCGCTTCGTCGCCGTCACCCCGAGAGTCCCCGCCCGGTTGCCGGATAATGATCTACCGTTCGTGCTCAACACCGGGCGGGTACGCGATCAGTGGCATACCATGGCGCGCACCGGCGCCGTGCCGCGCTTGGCCGGCCATGCGCCCGAACCGTTCGTGGAGATCCATCCCGACGATGCCCGAAATCTGAGTCTGACGGAACAAGGTCTGGCCTGGGTGCGGGGAAAGGATGGGAAAGAAGTCCTGATGCGAGTCAAACTCAGCGAGCGGCAGCGCCCCGGCAGCCTGTTCGTTCCCATGCACTGGAACGGGCAATTCACCGGGCAAGGGCGGGTCAATACCCTGGTGGCGGCGAATACCGATCCGATTTCCGGCCAGCCGGAATTCAAGCACGCGCCGGCCGCGATCCGTCCCTGCCCATGCGCCTGGTACGGTTTCGTCCTCAGCCGAAAGGCAATCCATCCCCGCCTCCGGTACGCCCGTTACTGGGCCCGCGTCCGGGCGGGGGAGGCGCTCTGGCGTTACGAGGCCGCCGGCGACGCCGCTCCCCCCGAATGGGCGGGACGGGCGCGCGAACTATTGGGGACGGAAGGAGATATTTGGATCGAATATCACGACACCCTCCGCAATCAATACCGGGCGGCGGTGTTGAACGGCGAGAAGCTGGAGGCGGCCATTTTCATCGGTCCCGATCCCGATCTTCCGCCCCGCGAAAGCCTGAACGATTTGTTCGAGAAACCGGTCCTCACCCGCGACGACCGGATGCGGTTGGTGAGCGGCCATTCGGCCAGCGGGTGCGGCGGCGAGCGGACGGTTTGTGCTTGTTTTCGGATATCCGAGCAGGCGATCCGCCAGGCCATCGAGCAAGGACTGACTTCGGTGGAGGACATCGGCCGGCAACTCGGGGCGGGAAGCAACTGCGGCTCGTGTCTGCCGGAGTTGGAAGCATGGCTTCGTCAATCACCCGACCAAGGGCAATAA
- a CDS encoding PDC sensor domain-containing protein, whose translation MSSIDHLQLIERHREHRQAIRRLIESILIGFADEQFFHWQTRKTKDLLKDLGRRYPFVSMIYFLDEQGMQCSPNLWLGGTTYPDQGQGIDRSRRPYFLAAAQNGVNVVTDPYLSTANSRLCLSAATRLKSSGGERFLVMDVDLAKLLSYLQGDSKRRRLEPYFKAVYALIAIGLFSVAAALILSAGSELVAMLTPTARVPTLSYKSLSAIIYLTLALAVFDLGKTTLEEEVLLHKDIFRLSATRRTITRFIGAILIAVSIEALLMMFKGSLKTETELLSSAVWMMLAAVGLLIGLGIYVYLGCQAERILLKRRRQEES comes from the coding sequence ATGTCCAGCATCGACCACTTGCAATTGATCGAACGCCACCGAGAACACCGGCAGGCGATTCGCCGCTTGATCGAATCGATTCTCATCGGTTTCGCCGACGAGCAGTTTTTCCACTGGCAGACCCGCAAAACCAAAGACCTGCTCAAGGATTTGGGGCGGCGCTACCCTTTCGTTTCGATGATTTATTTCCTCGACGAACAGGGCATGCAATGCAGTCCCAATTTGTGGTTGGGCGGTACGACCTATCCCGATCAGGGGCAAGGGATCGATCGCAGTCGCCGGCCCTATTTCCTCGCCGCCGCCCAGAACGGGGTCAACGTGGTCACCGACCCTTATCTTTCCACCGCCAACAGTCGCTTGTGCCTATCCGCCGCCACTCGCTTGAAGAGCTCCGGCGGGGAACGCTTTTTGGTGATGGACGTGGACTTGGCGAAACTCCTCAGTTATTTGCAGGGCGACAGCAAGCGGCGGCGTTTGGAGCCCTATTTCAAGGCGGTTTACGCCTTGATCGCGATAGGCTTGTTCAGCGTCGCGGCGGCCCTGATTTTGTCCGCCGGGAGCGAATTGGTCGCCATGCTGACGCCCACCGCGCGCGTCCCCACCCTCAGCTATAAATCCCTCAGCGCCATCATTTACCTGACCTTGGCGTTGGCGGTATTCGATCTGGGCAAGACGACCTTGGAAGAGGAAGTGCTTTTGCACAAGGATATTTTCCGTCTCAGTGCCACGCGGCGCACCATCACCCGGTTTATCGGCGCGATTCTGATCGCCGTCTCCATTGAGGCCCTGCTGATGATGTTCAAGGGATCCCTGAAGACGGAAACCGAACTGCTCAGTTCGGCGGTCTGGATGATGCTGGCGGCGGTGGGGCTGCTGATCGGCCTGGGAATCTATGTTTACCTGGGGTGTCAGGCGGAGCGGATACTGCTCAAGCGTCGCCGGCAGGAGGAATCATGA
- the cynS gene encoding cyanase: protein MNKLEMTEKIMAAKSEIGLGWEAIAEQVGLSPVFLTSACLGMNSLKPEFADRLCQILGLPAEISSALQAFPHKHWDQIPTDPVIYRFHEVIGVYGETLKELIHEKFGDGIMSAIDFSMEIDKEANPAGDRVVITMNGKFLPYKRW, encoded by the coding sequence ATGAATAAGCTGGAAATGACCGAAAAGATCATGGCGGCAAAATCCGAAATCGGCCTGGGCTGGGAAGCGATCGCGGAACAAGTGGGCTTGTCGCCCGTATTCTTGACTTCCGCCTGCCTGGGCATGAACAGTCTCAAGCCCGAATTCGCCGATAGGCTTTGCCAGATCCTGGGACTGCCCGCTGAAATCTCGTCCGCGTTGCAAGCATTTCCCCATAAACATTGGGATCAAATCCCCACCGATCCGGTGATTTATCGATTTCACGAAGTCATCGGCGTGTATGGAGAAACCCTCAAGGAGTTGATTCACGAAAAATTCGGCGACGGCATCATGAGCGCGATCGATTTCTCCATGGAGATCGACAAGGAAGCCAATCCCGCCGGGGATCGGGTAGTTATCACCATGAACGGCAAATTTCTTCCCTATAAGCGTTGGTGA
- a CDS encoding CmpA/NrtA family ABC transporter substrate-binding protein, with translation MTLTVDNEYTNKAESRRGSLKKALLALAACTFLGGAVLSLSARAEIGEAEKMDLKFGFIKLTDMAPLAIAYEKHFFEEEGLYVTLEAQANWKVLLDGVIEGRLDGAHMLAGQPLAATIGFGTRAHIVTPFSMDLNGNGITVSNPVWQQMKPNLSKLPDGRPEHPISAEALKPVVAQYKAEGKPFKMGMVFPVSTHNYELRYWLAAGGLHPGYYAPHKGDTSGTLRADVLLSVTPPPQMPATLEAGTIYGYCVGEPWNQQAVFKDIGVPVITDYEIWKNNPEKVFGMTKAFTEQYPNTTIRVVKALIRAAKWLDEDDNKNRPEAVKILSQPYYVGADNQVIANSMTGTFEYEKGDKRSVPDFNVFFRYHATYPYYSDAVWYLTQMRRWGQIPEHKPDDWYMQTAKKVYRPDLYRKAAEALIAEGKMKPSDFPDFTEETGFRPPQTEFIDGITFDGTQPNAYLEQFPIGLKGKDKL, from the coding sequence ATGACTCTCACGGTCGACAACGAATACACGAACAAGGCGGAATCCCGCCGTGGATCTCTGAAAAAAGCCTTGCTGGCCTTGGCGGCTTGCACGTTTTTGGGAGGCGCCGTCCTATCCCTTTCCGCCCGGGCGGAGATCGGCGAGGCCGAGAAGATGGACTTGAAGTTCGGCTTCATCAAGCTGACCGACATGGCGCCCCTGGCGATCGCCTACGAGAAACATTTTTTCGAGGAGGAAGGGCTTTACGTCACCCTGGAAGCCCAAGCCAACTGGAAGGTGCTCCTCGACGGTGTCATCGAGGGGCGTCTCGACGGCGCCCACATGCTGGCGGGCCAACCCTTGGCCGCGACCATCGGCTTCGGCACCCGGGCCCATATCGTCACCCCCTTCAGCATGGATCTCAACGGCAACGGGATCACCGTTTCCAATCCGGTCTGGCAACAAATGAAGCCCAACCTTTCCAAGCTGCCCGACGGCCGGCCCGAGCATCCGATTAGCGCCGAGGCGCTGAAGCCGGTGGTGGCGCAATACAAGGCCGAAGGCAAACCCTTCAAGATGGGGATGGTCTTCCCAGTCTCGACCCACAATTACGAGCTGCGCTACTGGCTCGCCGCGGGGGGACTCCATCCGGGGTACTATGCCCCCCACAAAGGGGATACCAGCGGGACCCTCCGGGCCGACGTGCTGCTGTCGGTCACCCCGCCGCCGCAAATGCCCGCCACCCTGGAGGCCGGCACCATCTACGGCTACTGCGTGGGCGAGCCCTGGAATCAGCAGGCGGTGTTCAAGGACATCGGCGTGCCGGTCATCACCGACTACGAGATCTGGAAAAACAATCCGGAGAAAGTGTTCGGCATGACCAAGGCATTCACCGAGCAATACCCCAACACCACCATCCGCGTGGTCAAGGCGCTGATCCGGGCCGCCAAATGGCTCGACGAGGACGACAACAAGAACCGCCCCGAAGCGGTGAAGATCCTCTCCCAGCCCTACTACGTGGGGGCCGACAACCAGGTGATCGCCAACTCCATGACCGGCACCTTCGAATACGAGAAGGGGGACAAGCGTTCGGTGCCCGACTTCAACGTGTTCTTTCGCTACCACGCCACCTATCCCTACTATTCGGACGCGGTTTGGTATCTGACGCAAATGCGGCGTTGGGGACAAATACCGGAGCACAAACCGGACGATTGGTACATGCAGACGGCCAAGAAAGTCTACCGCCCCGACCTTTACCGCAAGGCGGCGGAAGCGCTGATCGCCGAAGGCAAGATGAAGCCTTCCGACTTTCCCGACTTCACCGAGGAGACGGGGTTTCGCCCCCCGCAGACCGAGTTCATCGACGGGATCACTTTCGACGGCACCCAACCCAACGCCTACCTGGAACAATTTCCCATCGGCCTGAAAGGCAAAGACAAACTCTAA
- a CDS encoding ABC transporter permease yields MTQTIASSHAMTFLNRLTHLFERIDLRPTARGILAPLLAIGIFLVLWSVGARQVHTSLGVLPGPVQVWEQSVALWQEHRAERDREQAFYERLQKRIEKTQSPERVERLRKLAYSGRATFIDQMFTSLKTVATGFLLASLIAIPFGIVIGLNPTLHRAFNPLIQLFKPVSPLAWLPLVTMIVSALYVSKDPVFSKAYVTSAITVTLCCLWPTLINTAVGVSGVSQDLLNVSRVLRLGWFTKTWKIVLPSAIPMIFTGLRLSLGIGWMVLIAAEMLAQNPGLGKFVWDEFQNGSSDSLARIMVAVVAIGFIGLLLDRGMLGLQKTVDWDKQAVLR; encoded by the coding sequence ATGACGCAAACCATCGCTTCATCTCATGCCATGACGTTTCTGAATCGTCTCACCCATTTATTCGAACGCATCGATCTGCGCCCCACCGCCCGGGGCATTCTGGCTCCCCTGCTGGCGATCGGAATATTCCTCGTGCTGTGGTCGGTGGGCGCCCGGCAAGTCCATACTTCCCTGGGCGTCCTGCCCGGCCCCGTCCAGGTATGGGAACAGAGCGTGGCGCTGTGGCAGGAGCACCGAGCCGAGCGGGACAGGGAACAGGCCTTCTACGAGCGTCTGCAAAAACGCATCGAAAAGACTCAATCCCCGGAGAGAGTCGAGCGTCTCAGGAAGCTCGCCTATTCCGGCAGAGCGACCTTCATCGATCAGATGTTCACCAGCCTGAAGACCGTGGCGACGGGCTTTTTGCTGGCCTCTTTGATCGCCATTCCCTTCGGCATCGTCATCGGATTGAATCCCACGCTCCATCGGGCGTTCAACCCCCTCATCCAGCTCTTCAAACCAGTATCCCCCCTCGCCTGGCTGCCTCTGGTGACGATGATCGTATCCGCCCTTTACGTCTCCAAGGACCCCGTGTTCTCCAAGGCTTACGTCACCTCGGCCATCACCGTCACCCTGTGCTGCCTGTGGCCGACCCTGATCAACACCGCGGTAGGCGTATCCGGGGTCAGTCAGGACCTCCTCAACGTCAGCCGGGTACTGCGGCTGGGCTGGTTCACCAAGACCTGGAAGATCGTCCTGCCGTCGGCGATTCCGATGATCTTCACCGGCCTGCGTTTATCTCTCGGCATCGGCTGGATGGTGCTCATCGCCGCGGAAATGCTGGCCCAGAACCCGGGGTTGGGCAAATTCGTCTGGGACGAATTCCAAAACGGCAGCTCCGACTCGCTGGCTCGAATCATGGTGGCCGTCGTCGCCATCGGCTTCATCGGGCTGCTGCTCGACCGCGGCATGCTGGGCTTGCAGAAAACGGTCGACTGGGACAAGCAGGCCGTGCTGCGCTGA
- a CDS encoding ABC transporter ATP-binding protein, producing MTPYLNIDHVSITFPTEKGPLNVLNRINLKMKQGEFVSLIGHSGCGKSTVLNIVAGLLQPTEGGVVLENKEVNDPGPERAVVFQNHSLLPWLSVYDNVRLAVDRVFRKTKSKAERHEWTLTNLELVHMSHALERKPHEISGGMKQRVGIARALAMEPKVLLMDEPFGALDSLTRTHMQDSLMDIQARLGNTVIMITHDVDEAVLLSDRVVMMTNGPAARIGEILSIDLPRPRDRLALAENSTFNHYRAEIVRFLHERHLESGAEDSPRPPGDRTTTGAKNQTAKLRLIA from the coding sequence ATGACTCCCTACCTCAACATCGACCATGTGAGCATCACTTTTCCCACGGAGAAGGGGCCGCTCAATGTCCTAAACCGAATCAATCTCAAGATGAAGCAGGGCGAGTTCGTCTCCCTGATCGGCCATTCCGGGTGCGGCAAATCCACGGTGCTCAATATCGTCGCAGGACTTTTGCAGCCCACCGAAGGCGGGGTCGTTCTGGAAAACAAGGAGGTCAACGACCCCGGACCGGAGCGGGCGGTGGTCTTCCAGAACCACTCGCTCCTGCCCTGGCTGTCGGTCTACGACAATGTCCGTCTGGCCGTCGACCGGGTATTCAGGAAAACCAAATCCAAGGCGGAACGGCACGAGTGGACCCTGACCAATCTGGAGTTGGTCCACATGAGCCACGCCCTCGAGCGCAAACCCCACGAAATCTCCGGCGGCATGAAGCAGCGGGTGGGCATCGCCCGCGCCCTGGCCATGGAGCCCAAGGTGCTGCTGATGGACGAACCCTTCGGCGCGCTCGATTCCCTGACCCGCACCCATATGCAGGATTCCCTCATGGACATTCAGGCGCGGCTGGGCAATACCGTGATCATGATCACCCACGACGTGGACGAGGCGGTGCTGCTCTCCGACCGGGTGGTGATGATGACCAACGGCCCCGCCGCCCGGATCGGCGAAATTCTTTCCATCGACCTGCCGCGCCCGCGCGACCGCCTGGCGCTGGCGGAGAATTCCACCTTCAACCATTACCGCGCGGAAATCGTCCGCTTCCTGCACGAGCGGCATCTGGAATCGGGGGCGGAGGACTCACCCCGCCCTCCGGGGGACAGGACGACGACGGGCGCCAAAAACCAGACCGCCAAACTTCGCTTGATCGCCTAA
- a CDS encoding alginate export family protein, translating to MSLPSPAAAGRRLVPGLLIVALIPSVGRSDDLLHPVADALQGEWGRIQADTRYRYEYVDEENGREEAHASTLRLRLGYLTPRFQGLQGYAEMEGNWEVGPDRYNSLRNNETGRSVVADPQETELNQLWVSFNAVPDTFIKAGRQRIIYDNHRFIGNVGWRQLEQTYDAVRLTNNSIPDLTADVAFLWRVQNILSRTVDMNSPLLNVAYTGLPFGKLTAYGYWLDYDDRRDSANFALSSQTYGLRFDGGYAVTDKVKLLYTAEYARQMDYQRNPNDYATDYYHFMGGVSAYSVTLKGAIENLTADNGVGFRTPLATLHAFQGWADKFLATPPNGVRDVQASVGINLWGATLLGVYHDFHDENGGVRYGQEFDALLTRTFGKHVSVLLKYAYYDAQKFSIDTHKVWGQVALNF from the coding sequence ATGAGCCTACCCTCACCCGCAGCTGCCGGCAGACGCCTCGTTCCCGGCCTGCTCATCGTCGCGCTGATCCCCTCGGTCGGTCGGTCGGACGATCTGTTGCATCCGGTCGCGGACGCGCTTCAGGGAGAATGGGGCCGGATCCAAGCCGACACCCGCTACCGCTACGAATACGTGGACGAGGAAAACGGTCGGGAGGAAGCCCACGCTTCCACCCTGCGCCTGCGGCTGGGCTATCTCACGCCACGCTTTCAGGGTTTGCAGGGCTATGCCGAAATGGAAGGCAACTGGGAAGTGGGACCCGACCGCTACAACAGCCTGCGCAACAACGAGACGGGGCGCTCCGTCGTCGCCGACCCCCAGGAAACCGAACTCAACCAGCTCTGGGTGTCGTTCAACGCCGTCCCCGACACTTTCATCAAAGCCGGCCGCCAGCGGATCATCTATGACAACCATCGCTTCATCGGCAACGTGGGCTGGCGCCAATTGGAACAAACCTACGACGCCGTGCGCCTGACCAACAATTCGATTCCCGATCTAACCGCCGACGTCGCCTTTCTCTGGCGGGTGCAGAACATCCTCTCGCGAACCGTGGATATGAATTCGCCGCTGCTGAACGTCGCCTATACCGGTCTCCCCTTCGGCAAGCTGACCGCCTACGGCTACTGGTTGGATTACGACGACCGCCGCGACAGCGCCAACTTCGCCCTTTCCAGCCAAACCTACGGGCTGCGCTTCGACGGCGGCTACGCCGTGACCGACAAAGTCAAACTGCTCTATACCGCCGAATACGCCCGGCAGATGGACTATCAGCGCAATCCCAACGATTACGCCACCGATTATTACCACTTCATGGGCGGCGTCTCGGCCTATTCCGTCACTTTGAAAGGGGCGATCGAAAACCTGACCGCCGACAATGGGGTCGGCTTCCGCACCCCGCTCGCCACGCTTCACGCTTTTCAGGGCTGGGCGGACAAATTCCTCGCCACCCCGCCCAATGGCGTCCGCGACGTTCAGGCTTCGGTGGGAATCAATCTATGGGGCGCGACGCTCCTGGGTGTCTATCACGACTTCCACGACGAAAACGGCGGCGTCCGTTACGGCCAGGAGTTCGATGCGCTGTTGACTCGGACTTTCGGCAAACATGTCAGCGTGCTTTTGAAATACGCCTATTACGACGCCCAAAAGTTCTCCATCGATACCCACAAAGTATGGGGGCAAGTGGCGTTGAATTTCTAA
- a CDS encoding formate/nitrite transporter family protein codes for MSYLVPTEFVTKMVDAGESKIYMSTRDTVIRAYMAGAILALAAVFAVTASVQTGYPLIGAILFPVGFSMLYLLGFDLLTGVFVLTPLAWLDKRPGVTIGGILRNWGLVFIGNFLGALTVAVMMSIVFTYGFSTEPNEVGKVIATIGKKRTVGYAEYGLAGMLTLFIRGMLCNWMVSTGVVGAMISTSVSGKVIAMWMPVMLFFGMAFEHSVVNMFLFPSGLIMGGDFSIMDYLIWNEIPTVLGNLVGGLAFTGSTLYVTHIKTAPKRVIRPKEAIHSKQQAV; via the coding sequence ATGTCCTATTTAGTTCCGACAGAATTCGTGACCAAAATGGTGGATGCCGGCGAATCCAAAATCTATATGTCGACCCGCGATACGGTCATCCGAGCCTATATGGCCGGCGCGATCCTGGCGTTGGCCGCGGTGTTCGCGGTGACCGCCTCGGTCCAGACCGGTTATCCGCTCATCGGCGCCATTTTGTTCCCGGTCGGCTTTTCGATGCTCTATCTGCTGGGCTTCGACCTGCTTACCGGCGTGTTCGTGCTGACGCCGCTGGCCTGGCTCGACAAGCGGCCGGGGGTGACCATCGGCGGCATCTTGAGAAACTGGGGGCTGGTGTTCATCGGCAACTTCCTCGGCGCGCTCACCGTCGCGGTGATGATGTCGATCGTTTTCACCTACGGTTTCTCGACCGAACCCAACGAAGTCGGCAAAGTCATCGCGACCATCGGCAAAAAACGCACCGTGGGATACGCCGAGTACGGCCTGGCCGGCATGTTGACGCTGTTTATCAGAGGCATGCTTTGCAACTGGATGGTATCGACCGGGGTGGTCGGCGCGATGATATCCACCTCGGTCAGCGGCAAGGTGATCGCCATGTGGATGCCGGTCATGCTCTTTTTCGGCATGGCTTTCGAGCATTCGGTGGTCAACATGTTTCTGTTTCCCTCGGGTTTGATCATGGGCGGGGACTTCTCGATCATGGATTATTTGATCTGGAACGAAATTCCGACGGTGCTGGGAAACCTGGTCGGCGGGCTGGCGTTTACCGGGTCGACCTTATACGTCACCCACATTAAAACCGCCCCCAAACGGGTCATCCGCCCCAAGGAGGCCATCCATTCCAAGCAGCAAGCCGTTTAA